In the Desulfobulbaceae bacterium DB1 genome, CTGAGGAACAAGGGAAGAGGGTTCGGGCGGCGGCAGAAAGATTTTTATTTCTTCTTCCTCCCTGACACGGTATCCGGTCTTTTTTATTTGATCATCGACAAGAATATTGCCGGACCGGATAAGATGCTGAATGCGGGATCGAGTCAACCCGGCGCACGCAGGGTGATCAGCCACCAGCTGATCGAGTCTTTTTCCGCGAAGCGCGGCTGAGACAATAAAAGTGATATCTTCCTTATTGACGGATGGTGAATCGTGAACGTTCAAATGAAAACAGGATAAAGGGTCGGCAAAAGGCACCGTTTCAACCGCGCTGTACGTGAAAAAAACTTAATTGTCGAAAATACGTTCGATATCCTTTTCAACCTGATCCTCCTGGACCTTGTTGGCAAGGGCAATTTCTTTCATGAGAAGATTCTTTGCCGTATCAAGCATTTTTCTTTCGCCGAAAGAGAGGTCCTTATCTTCTTTGAGAAGATAGAGATCACGCAAGACCCCGGCTATCTTATACACTGAACCGGTCTTTATTTTTTCCATGTATTGCCGGTAACGTTGATTCCACGGCTGTGCTTGAATTTCCACATCCCTGTCTTTCAGAATATCAAACACCCTATCCGCTTCAGCGGAAGAAATAATGCCCCGCAGACCGACATTTTCACTGTTACTGGTAGGAATCATGACCACCATGCTGGTGTCTATGATTTTCATCACATAAAACGACTGCTCACGATCACCTACCGTTCTCTTTTCAATTGACTGAATCTCACCTACACCATGAGCGGGATAAACCGCCATATCGCCTTTATTAAACACACTATCCCCCTTTGTCCGCCTAAATTTGAAAAAATGGCATAACCAGGTTTGACGGTCTCGCCGAAAGCCGCTCGATCGTCGTACAGTAGTGCATGATAACTGTTTAATTAATCGTCACAAAAATTCGGTGCCAGGATTTTCAAAAGCCATCAAGTTTCCGGCTAAACAGAAAACTAACCATACTCTAATCTATTTATCATAACACGGATCAGGGGGTTTAGCAATCAATCGTTCTCAAAGGGGAAGAGGCGCGCCGATCGACGGCGGAAAAACAGGACAAGAAAAAGATCTAATTATCTATTTTTAAAGAATTTACATGGTTCATTGCGGCTTCGACACCCTTGGTGACAATCAAGCGAACCGCATCGAAAACAAGATCACGCAATTGGTAACAGTCGCCAAGCTCCGCCTGGGTCATTTGCTGCAACACATATCCTTCGATTGCCTGTCCATTTGCCGGGCGACCGATGCCGGCTTTTATTCTGACAAAATCCTTGTTGCCGATATGGGAAATGAGCGAACGAATGCCGTTATGGCCGCCCGCTCCACGATTAACCACTATCTTGAGGCGACCAAGGGGCATGTCCAGGTCATCATGTATAACGATGATTTTTTCCGGGGGGATTTTATAAAAAGAGGCAGCGGCAAGAACAGCGGTGCCGCTCAGGTTCATGAAAGTCTGCGGCTTGACCAGCACCAGTGGATGATTGTCAAGGGTGGTCCTGGCAACATCCGCCTGCCATTTGCTTACGCTGAAATCAGCATGCAACTGCTCGGCAAGATAATCAACATAAAGAAAACCGACATTATGCCTGGTTAAAAAATATTTTTCCCCTGGATTACCTAGTCCAACCACAAGAAACATAATGGCACCAAAAAAGCACGACGGGAGAGGTAAATAAAAAAAGCCGGGAAAAGGCAACCCTTCCCGGCTCTGGAATAACAATGAACGGTCTTTGTTATTCTGCTTTCACAGGCGCGACAACAGCGACACAGACTTTGTCCTTTTTGCCCACCAAGCTGACATTCGCAGGGAGAACGAGATCCTGGCATGTAAACTGCTCATTCGTTCCCAAGGGAGTCACATCAACTTCGATCTCGTCGGGAATATCAAGCGGATTCCCCTTCACTTTGACCTGATTCACGGAAATGGTCATATCGCCACCCATGTCAACGCCGCGTGCTTTTCCGGTATATTTAACCGGAACGGTGAAGAGCGCGGGTTTATCCAGGGCGATTTCGTAAAAATCAGCATGCTCAAGGGTATTCGTAACAGGCTCAACCTGAATTTCCTTAATCATCACATGGCGTTTTTCCTGCCCGACCTCGGTGTCAATTTCAACATTCAATACGGCATTTCTTCTTTGCAGATGCAAAAGTGTCTTGGTAAACGAATGTGTATCAAGCGTTAAAGCAATGGACTCACGTATGGGACCGTACAATACCGCGGGAGTCTTTCCAGACCGACGCAAAGTTCGTGCAGCACCTTTACCAAAATTCTTTCTTACCTGGGCAGATACATCAATCTGTATCATGGTTCAAACCTCCTCAAACGATAAACTCCGAACAAAACACCCGCAGCGGATGTTCATAACCTATCCATATAATTATTTCTCGGAACAACAAACAACAAAGACAACGATGAAAAATATTCTCAAACAAACAAGGAACTTACTGAATCTTCCGAATGAATGCAACGGATCGAATCGCCAAGGAGTTCAGAAACAGAAAGCACTTTGATCTTGCCGCATTTTTTTGCTTCATCCGACTGAGGGATGGTATCGGTAACAACCAGCTGCTTAATACAGGATGCATTGATCCGGTCAATCGCCGGACCTGAGAGGACCGCATGGGTGCAATAAGCAAAAACCTCCCTGGCACCTTCTTTAACAAGAATTTCAGCAGCCTGACACAGTGTGCCGGCAGTATCAACCATATCATCGAGCAGGATGGCGTGTTTTCCGGAAACATTGCCGATGACGTTCATCGCCTGGGACTGATTCGCCCGTTCCCTGCGCTTATCTATAATCGCCAGTCCGGCATTCAACC is a window encoding:
- a CDS encoding 50S ribosomal protein L25, coding for MIQIDVSAQVRKNFGKGAARTLRRSGKTPAVLYGPIRESIALTLDTHSFTKTLLHLQRRNAVLNVEIDTEVGQEKRHVMIKEIQVEPVTNTLEHADFYEIALDKPALFTVPVKYTGKARGVDMGGDMTISVNQVKVKGNPLDIPDEIEVDVTPLGTNEQFTCQDLVLPANVSLVGKKDKVCVAVVAPVKAE
- a CDS encoding CarD family transcriptional regulator, which encodes MAVYPAHGVGEIQSIEKRTVGDREQSFYVMKIIDTSMVVMIPTSNSENVGLRGIISSAEADRVFDILKDRDVEIQAQPWNQRYRQYMEKIKTGSVYKIAGVLRDLYLLKEDKDLSFGERKMLDTAKNLLMKEIALANKVQEDQVEKDIERIFDN
- a CDS encoding aminoacyl-tRNA hydrolase — translated: MFLVVGLGNPGEKYFLTRHNVGFLYVDYLAEQLHADFSVSKWQADVARTTLDNHPLVLVKPQTFMNLSGTAVLAAASFYKIPPEKIIVIHDDLDMPLGRLKIVVNRGAGGHNGIRSLISHIGNKDFVRIKAGIGRPANGQAIEGYVLQQMTQAELGDCYQLRDLVFDAVRLIVTKGVEAAMNHVNSLKIDN